From Gemmatimonadaceae bacterium, the proteins below share one genomic window:
- the topA gene encoding type I DNA topoisomerase — MATSKKKAAKPAAKKATKKKATAKRAPAAARRKAAEPELPHDEDAARAAAGKSLVIVESPAKAKTIGKYLGSGYAVKATVGHIRDLPVKSIGIDAENGFEPEYVTIPGKEKTVAELKSAAKTAKAVYIATDPDREGEAIAWHVEQQISGKQAPPIRRALFYEITKDAVSKALTEAREIDSKKVDAQQARRVLDRLVGYKASPVLWKTVKKGLSAGRVQTVALRLLVEREREIRAFKPKEYWTIAAALEHEGQGFTAKLHHLDGEKPEIGNEKAAMAIVNDLKGRSHFDVTDIKRRERRKNPEAPFKTSTLQQEAAKKLGFGSKRTMRLAQNLYEGVQLSSSEGAVGLITYMRTDHVRVAETAAAAAREFLGKQYSAEFLPKEARLYTSEKDQAAAQGAHEGIRPTDPARTPDSVAKYLSPEQLKLYTLIWQRFMASQMSPAVFDTTTVDFDLGRYLFRATGSVIKFQGFLALYKETREEGDSKALEDEQALPAIEPGEHVPVRSVDPTQHFTEPPPRYSEASLVKELEKRGIGRPSTYASIISTLTERHYAELNQRRFFPTPLGESVEKVMVKQFPREFDVGFTAQMEGELDKVEDGKLGWKQVLEEFYSPFEHALETVDAEALIREAHDLSALEGQKCPDCGGKLVPKGGFFGPFVACENHPKTCKYTQPLGGKKEPPKTYPIACPECGTNPMVIRKSKSGEFLGCSRFPKCRGTKSMPTGVKCPKDGGDIAARRSKKRGKAFYGCENYPNCDFVCWDKPVLEKCPECGFEGAEAKSTKSRGHFRRCLKCQNEWDVEAPEGSEAEAVTA; from the coding sequence ATGGCAACGTCCAAGAAGAAGGCCGCAAAGCCGGCCGCCAAGAAGGCTACCAAGAAGAAGGCCACCGCCAAGCGCGCCCCAGCGGCAGCGCGGCGGAAGGCTGCTGAGCCGGAACTCCCGCACGACGAGGACGCCGCCCGCGCAGCGGCCGGGAAGTCGCTGGTTATCGTCGAGTCGCCTGCCAAGGCCAAGACCATCGGCAAGTACCTGGGCTCCGGCTACGCCGTAAAGGCCACGGTGGGGCACATCCGCGACCTGCCGGTGAAGAGCATCGGCATCGACGCCGAGAACGGCTTCGAGCCCGAATACGTCACCATCCCCGGCAAGGAAAAGACGGTCGCCGAGCTCAAGAGCGCGGCCAAGACGGCGAAGGCCGTCTACATCGCGACCGACCCTGACCGCGAAGGCGAAGCCATTGCCTGGCATGTGGAGCAACAGATCTCCGGCAAGCAGGCGCCGCCGATCCGTCGCGCGCTCTTCTATGAAATCACCAAGGACGCCGTCTCCAAGGCACTGACCGAGGCGCGCGAGATCGACAGCAAGAAGGTGGATGCGCAGCAGGCGCGTCGTGTGCTCGACCGTCTCGTCGGCTACAAGGCCAGCCCGGTGCTGTGGAAGACGGTGAAGAAGGGTCTCTCCGCCGGCCGCGTGCAGACCGTCGCGCTGCGCCTCTTGGTGGAGCGCGAGCGCGAGATTCGCGCGTTCAAGCCGAAGGAATACTGGACGATCGCGGCGGCGCTTGAGCACGAGGGCCAGGGCTTCACCGCCAAGCTGCACCATCTCGACGGTGAGAAGCCGGAGATCGGCAACGAGAAGGCCGCGATGGCCATCGTCAACGACCTCAAAGGCCGCTCACACTTCGACGTCACGGACATCAAGCGCCGCGAGCGTCGCAAGAATCCTGAGGCGCCGTTCAAGACCAGCACGCTGCAGCAGGAAGCGGCCAAGAAGCTCGGCTTCGGCTCCAAGCGCACGATGCGACTCGCGCAGAACCTCTACGAGGGCGTGCAGCTCTCGTCGAGCGAGGGCGCGGTGGGTCTCATCACCTACATGCGTACGGACCACGTGCGCGTCGCCGAGACGGCGGCCGCGGCCGCCCGCGAGTTCCTCGGCAAGCAGTACAGCGCCGAGTTCCTACCGAAGGAGGCGCGTCTCTACACGAGTGAGAAGGACCAGGCCGCCGCGCAGGGTGCACACGAGGGCATCCGCCCGACGGACCCGGCGCGCACGCCGGACAGCGTGGCCAAGTACCTCTCGCCCGAGCAGCTCAAGCTCTACACGCTGATCTGGCAGCGCTTCATGGCCTCGCAGATGTCGCCGGCCGTGTTCGACACCACCACGGTGGACTTCGACCTCGGCCGCTACCTGTTCCGGGCCACCGGCTCCGTCATCAAGTTCCAGGGCTTCCTCGCGCTCTATAAGGAGACGCGCGAGGAGGGCGACTCCAAGGCGCTCGAGGACGAGCAGGCGCTGCCGGCCATCGAGCCGGGCGAGCACGTGCCCGTGCGGTCCGTCGACCCCACGCAGCATTTTACCGAGCCGCCGCCGCGCTACTCCGAGGCCTCGCTGGTGAAGGAGCTCGAGAAGCGTGGCATTGGACGCCCGTCCACGTACGCGAGCATCATCTCCACGCTCACGGAGCGGCACTACGCCGAGCTCAACCAGCGGCGCTTCTTCCCCACGCCACTCGGTGAGAGCGTCGAGAAGGTGATGGTGAAGCAGTTCCCGCGCGAGTTCGACGTCGGCTTCACCGCGCAGATGGAAGGCGAGCTCGACAAGGTCGAGGATGGCAAGCTGGGCTGGAAGCAGGTGCTCGAGGAGTTCTACTCGCCCTTCGAGCACGCGCTCGAGACCGTGGACGCGGAGGCACTGATCCGCGAGGCGCACGACCTCTCCGCGCTGGAGGGGCAGAAGTGCCCCGATTGCGGCGGCAAGCTCGTGCCCAAGGGCGGCTTCTTCGGGCCCTTCGTGGCCTGCGAGAACCATCCGAAGACCTGCAAGTACACGCAGCCGCTGGGTGGCAAGAAGGAGCCGCCGAAGACTTATCCGATTGCCTGTCCGGAGTGCGGCACCAATCCGATGGTCATCCGGAAGTCCAAGTCGGGTGAGTTCCTCGGCTGCTCGCGCTTCCCCAAGTGCCGCGGCACGAAGTCGATGCCGACCGGTGTGAAGTGCCCGAAGGACGGCGGCGACATCGCGGCGCGGCGCTCGAAGAAGCGCGGCAAGGCGTTCTACGGCTGCGAGAACTATCCCAACTGCGATTTCGTCTGCTGGGACAAGCCGGTGCTGGAGAAGTGTCCAGAATGCGGCTTTGAGGGTGCGGAGGCCAAGAGCACCAAGTCGCGCGGGCACTTCCGTCGCTGCCTCAAGTGCCAGAATGAGTGGGATGTGGAGGCGCCGGAGGGTTCGGAGGCCGAGGCGGTGACGGCGTGA